One stretch of Thermus filiformis DNA includes these proteins:
- a CDS encoding phenylacetate--CoA ligase: protein MFQPELETLPREKLRTLQEERLRRVVRYVYERVPFYRRLLDEAGVDPGRFRGLEDLPRLPFTRKTDLRDHYPFGLFAVPREEVARIHASSGTTGKPTVVGYTQGDLRVFAEVVARSLAAAGARPGMMLHNAYGYGLFTGGLGLHGGAEALGMTVVPVSGGMTERQLMLIQDFRPEVISCTPSYAQTLAEEFRKRGIGPEALSLEYAVLGAEPWTEAIRKQVDEGLGVRSTNIYGLSEIIGPGVANECVEERQGSHIWEDHFLPEVVDPDTGEPLPEGKVGVLVLTTLTKEAMPLLRYWTGDLTFLTYEACACGRTHVRMGPVLGRTDDMLIIRGVNVYPTQVEAVLLGIPEVEPYYQIVVRREGTLDEAELKVEVSEAFFREIGQELLSDEVIEADHRLHALRERIAHKVKDTIGVSMKVTLLPPGQAPRSEGGKLKRVLDLRPR from the coding sequence ATGTTCCAACCGGAGCTCGAGACTCTGCCCAGGGAGAAGCTTAGGACGCTGCAGGAGGAACGGCTTAGGCGGGTGGTCCGGTACGTCTACGAGCGGGTGCCCTTCTACCGGAGGCTTCTGGACGAGGCCGGGGTGGACCCGGGGCGCTTCCGGGGCCTGGAGGACCTTCCCCGCCTCCCCTTCACCCGGAAGACCGACCTCCGGGACCACTACCCCTTCGGCCTCTTCGCCGTGCCCCGGGAGGAGGTGGCCCGGATCCACGCCTCCAGCGGCACCACCGGCAAGCCCACCGTGGTGGGCTACACCCAGGGCGACCTCCGGGTCTTCGCCGAGGTGGTGGCCCGTTCCCTGGCCGCCGCCGGGGCCCGGCCCGGGATGATGCTCCACAACGCCTACGGCTACGGCCTCTTCACCGGGGGGCTGGGCCTGCACGGGGGGGCGGAGGCGCTGGGGATGACCGTGGTCCCGGTCTCCGGGGGGATGACGGAGCGGCAGCTCATGCTCATCCAGGACTTCCGCCCCGAGGTGATCAGCTGCACCCCCTCCTACGCCCAGACCCTGGCGGAGGAGTTCCGCAAGCGGGGAATCGGGCCGGAGGCGCTTTCCCTGGAGTACGCCGTCCTTGGGGCCGAGCCCTGGACCGAGGCCATAAGGAAGCAGGTGGACGAGGGGCTCGGGGTGAGGAGCACCAACATCTACGGCCTCTCCGAGATCATCGGCCCCGGGGTGGCCAACGAGTGCGTGGAGGAGCGCCAGGGGAGCCACATCTGGGAGGACCACTTCCTCCCTGAGGTGGTGGACCCGGACACGGGTGAGCCCCTCCCCGAGGGGAAGGTGGGGGTCCTGGTCCTTACCACCCTCACCAAAGAGGCCATGCCCCTCCTCCGCTACTGGACGGGGGACCTCACCTTCCTCACCTACGAGGCCTGCGCCTGCGGCCGCACCCACGTGCGCATGGGGCCCGTCCTGGGCCGGACGGACGACATGCTCATCATCCGGGGGGTGAACGTCTACCCCACCCAGGTGGAGGCGGTCCTCTTGGGCATCCCCGAGGTGGAGCCCTACTACCAGATCGTGGTCCGGCGCGAGGGCACCCTGGACGAGGCCGAGCTCAAGGTGGAGGTCTCGGAGGCCTTTTTCCGGGAGATCGGCCAGGAGCTCCTCTCCGATGAGGTGATAGAGGCCGACCACCGGCTCCACGCCCTCCGGGAGAGGATCGCCCACAAGGTTAAGGACACCATCGGGGTCAGCATGAAGGTGACCCTCCTCCCTCCCGGCCAGGCTCCCAGGAGCGAGGGGGGCAAGCTCAAGCGGGTCCTGGACCTGAGGCCGAGATGA
- the paaI gene encoding hydroxyphenylacetyl-CoA thioesterase PaaI, with protein sequence MSDPFMETLGLKVLSLGPGEAVVEGRVEKAHLNLHGTGHGGFLYALADSAFALASNSRGPAVALSTRMDYFRPVRAGERVRAVAQEVFLSRRTATYRVDVLRLGEDGPERVALFTGTVYRLEVKDVPTGARDSAQGEA encoded by the coding sequence ATGAGCGACCCCTTCATGGAAACGCTGGGCTTGAAGGTCCTTTCCCTGGGGCCGGGGGAGGCGGTGGTGGAAGGAAGGGTGGAAAAGGCCCACCTGAACCTCCACGGCACCGGCCACGGCGGCTTCCTCTACGCCCTGGCGGACAGCGCCTTCGCCCTGGCCAGCAACTCCCGGGGGCCCGCGGTGGCCCTCTCCACCCGGATGGACTACTTCCGCCCGGTCCGGGCCGGGGAGAGGGTGCGGGCCGTGGCCCAGGAGGTCTTCCTGTCCCGCAGGACCGCCACCTACCGGGTGGACGTCCTCCGCCTGGGGGAAGATGGCCCGGAGAGGGTGGCCCTCTTCACCGGAACCGTGTACCGATTGGAGGTGAAGGATGTTCCAACCGGAGCTCGAGACTCTGCCCAGGGAGAAGCTTAG
- a CDS encoding ABC transporter ATP-binding protein yields the protein MLRVEDLTVRYGALEAARHVHLRLEEGEAVALIGPNGAGKTSVLRGILGLARASGRVVLGGLEVKPRSPEALLERGLVLVPEGRALFPGLSVEDNLLLGGFARFRRGGGLSEDLERVYALFPRLKERRTQPAATLSGGEQQMLALARALMGRPRVLLLDEPSLGLAPLMVREIYRVLGELKRGGTTLLVVEQNVRIALSLADRAYVMEAGEVVLEGAAQDLLNDPRVVEAYLGIRAEEGT from the coding sequence GTGCTCCGGGTGGAGGACCTCACCGTCCGCTACGGGGCGCTGGAGGCGGCCCGGCACGTCCACCTGCGCCTGGAGGAGGGGGAGGCGGTGGCCCTGATCGGCCCCAACGGGGCGGGGAAGACCAGCGTCCTCCGGGGGATCCTGGGCCTGGCCCGGGCCTCGGGCCGGGTGGTCCTGGGGGGGCTCGAGGTGAAGCCCAGGAGCCCGGAGGCCCTTCTGGAGCGAGGCCTGGTCCTGGTGCCGGAGGGGCGGGCCCTCTTCCCGGGCCTCAGCGTGGAGGACAACCTGCTCCTGGGGGGCTTCGCCCGCTTCCGGCGGGGCGGGGGGCTTTCCGAGGACCTGGAGCGGGTCTACGCCCTTTTCCCCCGGCTCAAGGAGCGGCGGACCCAGCCCGCGGCCACCCTCTCCGGGGGCGAGCAGCAGATGCTGGCCCTGGCCCGGGCCCTGATGGGCCGGCCCCGGGTCCTGCTTTTGGACGAGCCCTCCTTGGGCCTGGCCCCCCTGATGGTGCGGGAGATCTACCGGGTCCTGGGGGAGCTCAAACGGGGGGGGACGACCCTCCTCGTGGTGGAGCAGAACGTCCGGATCGCCCTCTCCCTGGCCGACCGGGCCTACGTGATGGAGGCGGGGGAGGTGGTGCTGGAGGGCGCGGCCCAGGACCTCCTGAACGACCCCCGGGTGGTGGAGGCCTACCTGGGGATCCGGGCAGAGGAGGGAACATGA
- a CDS encoding branched-chain amino acid ABC transporter ATP-binding protein/permease, translated as MRALWFLLALVPLVLPSGYLTLYVFFAIGGLVALSLYLLTGLAGMTSFGQAAFMGASAYTTALLTVRLGLSPWLGLLAGVGMALGFALVLGGVTVRLKGHFLPLSTIAWQVAVFILAGNLVGLTGGHTGLTDLPSLSLLGLSLQEARPYGVFAGLVLALAVLALSNLRQSAWGRAFLALRGEGLVAASFGGSPARLRLLAFLLSGALAGVAGFLYAHFLRFVNPTPFSLEASIKYLIMAVAGGVGSIPGVLLGAGLITALEDWLKDLLPLLLGRSGNYESVAYGFILAGILLLSPRGLWPYLEGLLPRRPRPLPQAPPLPEKERGRTGEVLLKVEGLSKAFGGLLAVNGVSFELRRGEILGLIGPNGAGKSTTFNLITGVLAPTGGRVFFKGQDVTGLPPEAVHRLGLARTFQHPHLFPELTVLENAALGAFARARAGVFPVLLGLHQKEEEALLSTALQALRRVGLEELALEKAGRLTAGQQRLLEIARALAASPELLLLDEPAAGLRAGEKRELARLLRRLSQEGVTLLLVEHDMDLVMGLVDRVVVMHYGEKLAEGSPREVQKDPRVREAYLGEVA; from the coding sequence ATGAGGGCGCTCTGGTTCCTCCTGGCCCTGGTCCCCCTGGTCCTTCCCTCCGGCTACCTGACCCTTTACGTCTTCTTCGCCATCGGGGGCCTGGTGGCGCTTTCCCTCTACCTCCTCACCGGCCTTGCGGGGATGACCAGCTTCGGCCAGGCGGCCTTCATGGGGGCCTCGGCCTACACCACCGCCCTCCTCACCGTGCGGCTCGGCCTCTCCCCCTGGCTGGGCCTTTTGGCCGGGGTGGGGATGGCCCTGGGCTTCGCCCTGGTCCTGGGGGGGGTGACGGTGCGGCTAAAAGGGCACTTCCTCCCGCTTTCCACCATCGCCTGGCAGGTGGCGGTCTTCATCCTGGCGGGGAACCTGGTGGGCCTCACCGGGGGGCACACCGGCCTCACCGACCTGCCTTCCCTTTCCCTCCTGGGCCTTTCCCTGCAGGAGGCCCGGCCCTACGGGGTCTTCGCCGGGCTGGTTCTGGCCCTGGCGGTCCTCGCCCTTTCCAACCTGCGCCAAAGCGCCTGGGGGCGGGCCTTTCTGGCCCTCAGGGGCGAGGGGCTGGTGGCGGCCAGCTTCGGGGGGAGCCCGGCCCGGCTCCGGCTTTTGGCCTTCCTCCTCTCCGGGGCCCTGGCGGGGGTGGCGGGCTTCCTTTACGCCCACTTCCTCCGCTTCGTGAACCCCACCCCCTTCTCCCTCGAGGCCAGCATCAAGTACCTGATCATGGCCGTGGCGGGCGGGGTGGGGAGCATCCCCGGGGTGCTTTTGGGGGCGGGGCTCATCACCGCCCTCGAGGACTGGCTTAAAGACCTTCTGCCCCTTCTTCTCGGCCGCTCCGGGAACTACGAGAGCGTGGCCTACGGCTTCATCCTGGCGGGCATCCTCCTCCTCTCCCCCCGGGGGCTCTGGCCTTACCTGGAGGGCCTCCTTCCCAGGAGGCCCCGCCCCCTCCCCCAGGCCCCGCCCCTGCCGGAAAAGGAGCGGGGGCGGACGGGGGAGGTCCTTTTGAAGGTGGAGGGGCTTTCCAAGGCCTTCGGAGGGCTTTTGGCGGTGAACGGGGTGAGCTTTGAGCTTAGGCGGGGGGAGATCCTGGGCCTGATCGGGCCCAACGGGGCGGGGAAGAGCACCACCTTCAACCTGATCACCGGGGTCCTGGCCCCCACCGGGGGGCGGGTCTTCTTCAAGGGCCAAGACGTCACCGGCCTCCCCCCGGAGGCCGTCCACCGCCTGGGCCTGGCCCGCACCTTCCAGCACCCCCACCTCTTCCCCGAGCTCACGGTCCTGGAGAACGCCGCCCTGGGGGCCTTCGCCCGGGCGCGGGCGGGGGTTTTCCCCGTCCTTCTGGGCCTGCACCAAAAGGAGGAGGAGGCCCTCCTTTCCACCGCCCTCCAGGCCCTGAGGAGGGTGGGCCTGGAGGAGCTCGCCCTGGAGAAGGCGGGCCGGCTGACGGCGGGGCAGCAAAGGCTTCTGGAGATCGCCCGCGCCTTGGCCGCCTCTCCCGAGCTCCTCCTTTTGGACGAGCCGGCGGCGGGGCTTAGGGCGGGGGAGAAGCGGGAGCTCGCCCGCCTCCTAAGGCGGCTTTCCCAGGAGGGGGTGACCCTGCTTCTGGTGGAGCACGACATGGACCTGGTCATGGGCCTGGTGGACCGGGTGGTGGTCATGCACTACGGGGAGAAGCTGGCCGAGGGCAGCCCCCGGGAGGTCCAGAAGGACCCCCGGGTGCGGGAGGCCTATTTGGGGGAGGTGGCCTAG
- a CDS encoding branched-chain amino acid ABC transporter permease yields MDATLLLFLLLDALQNGVIYGLLALAMVLVFAVTRVILVPIGELMMFAPLSYVWLLEGRLPGTLYLGLAFLLVWAALERRSFRFMARLLLLGAGLFLLALLARGLAPLAYLASLALVLALGVSTYRLFFEPMREGTVLSYLIMAVGLHVAFQALGLVFFGPEQYRPEPLLRGEVMVGLSYQALLVYGFALLAALGLYLFFRTLYGKALLACAQNRLGARLMGIRPEEGGRVAVALASGMAGVAGLLLAPLTNAAYFMGFMLGLKAFVAAILGGLASYPLAFLGAFLVSLFESFTSFYASAYKEALVFVLLLPALFYQSLRTRALEGEE; encoded by the coding sequence ATGGACGCCACCCTCCTCCTCTTCCTCCTCCTGGACGCTCTGCAGAACGGGGTCATCTACGGCCTTTTGGCCCTGGCCATGGTCCTGGTCTTCGCCGTGACCCGGGTGATCCTGGTCCCCATCGGGGAGCTGATGATGTTCGCCCCCCTGTCCTACGTCTGGCTCCTGGAGGGGCGGCTTCCCGGGACCCTCTACCTGGGCCTGGCCTTCCTTCTGGTCTGGGCGGCGCTGGAGAGGCGGTCCTTCCGCTTCATGGCCCGGCTTCTCCTTCTGGGGGCGGGGCTTTTCCTCCTGGCCCTCCTCGCGCGCGGCCTCGCCCCCCTGGCCTACCTGGCGAGCCTGGCCCTGGTGCTCGCCCTGGGGGTCTCCACCTACCGCCTCTTCTTTGAGCCCATGCGGGAGGGGACGGTCCTCTCTTACCTGATCATGGCTGTGGGGCTTCACGTGGCCTTCCAGGCCCTGGGCCTGGTCTTCTTCGGCCCCGAGCAGTACCGCCCCGAGCCCCTCTTACGGGGGGAGGTGATGGTGGGGCTTTCCTACCAGGCCCTCCTGGTCTACGGCTTCGCCCTTTTGGCCGCCCTGGGCCTCTACCTCTTCTTCCGCACCCTGTACGGGAAGGCGCTTCTGGCCTGCGCCCAGAACCGGCTGGGGGCCCGGCTGATGGGGATCCGGCCGGAGGAGGGGGGGAGGGTGGCGGTGGCCTTGGCGAGCGGGATGGCGGGGGTGGCGGGCCTCCTTCTGGCCCCCCTCACCAACGCCGCCTACTTCATGGGCTTCATGCTGGGCCTCAAGGCCTTCGTGGCCGCGATCCTGGGGGGGCTCGCCAGCTACCCCCTGGCCTTCTTGGGGGCCTTTTTGGTCTCCCTCTTTGAGTCCTTTACCTCGTTCTACGCCAGCGCGTACAAGGAGGCCCTGGTGTTCGTTCTGCTTCTGCCCGCCCTGTTTTACCAAAGCCTGAGGACGCGGGCCCTGGAGGGGGAGGAATGA